AATACGGTTTCCGGTGTTGCGTGCCCAGATGTGAAGACCAGGGTAGCGGGAGCGACCATGGATGGTGAGGAAGTTGAGGTCTGTGTGGAAGCCGGCCAAGATGGTGTTCTTCTCGCCGTACTTGACCAGGTCTGAGGCTGTTGGGGCAAGAAGGTGAGGTCTGTTTACGCACGTGAGTTTGGGCGACTGCTATGATATTGTGAGGGAACTTACCCGTATTTTCCAGCATCGCTGAAGAACTGAGCTGGTAGGTCTAGACCAACGGCGGTCATCTCTGCCAACTTGGATACACTATGACATTGATCAGCACTCGAGGGCTCAAAAGAAGGAAACTCGGGGACTTACGCGCTCTTCATAGACGTCCCCCACTGGTTCATGGCTGGCTCCCATCGGTCTCTGATATGAGGGGCTTCAGGGACCACGTTTGGGGCGTTCAATCCAGGGAACTCGGTCTCAAAAGGCGGTTGCTCGCTCATTCTCCAGAAGAATCTGCACTTGGGATCCGGTGAGTGAGCTGAGATATCTAACGGTCTTTGTGAAGGGTCGAGTCTCTGAATAACATCGAGGCAtggctcatcaacagcacacTTGGGCTTTTCTGTGTTCTCTAATGTGACACCAATTTGATAGCTCAGCtcaggcttctcatctttTCTGAGGGCCTCTTCGGGTTGAGCAAAGTAATCTTCAAGAATGTCGAGGAAAGTTGAGTTATCCTCCTCTGAGACTCGGCTGTCGTGAAGGACGAGAGCACCGTATGTGATGAGGGCGTTGGCTGCTTTTCTGCACTCTTCTTGAACGGCCTCTGAGTCAAGAGGGTTGTTTAGATAGACATCGAGGTCAATCACGGGGAGATCCATGGATTGTTCTGCTGACACCATTTTGTAAGGTAGTTCGTATAGATGACTGAGATACGTTGAGAGGTGAGATAAGCAGATGTCGACACCACAATCAGCCCTCAATTTATCCACATCCCGCAGCAGAATATATATGAGGAAAAAGGAGAAAATGAGGATTCAGTGAAACAACAAAAATTCTTTTCTTGGTGTTCCACTTCGGGAAGCTGTTACGGATTGAATCTGTGTTCTTTGGGAGAAACGTCGATTACACGAGCTTTGATTGGTCAGGAGCTTGTGGCCCAGAGACGGAGTTGGCCGGTCCCCGACAGCAACTGATCATGAGGGACGGACTTGGGCGGAATTGAACGGACTTGCAATAAGAATGTTACATTCAGACACCGAATAGACCTCTTATATACGAATAACTAGTGTGAGAATAGGCTCTTGCCATATTTGTATGCTTGGCCCGTATCTCCGGTGCGAATGGAAAGCGAACCAGTCAAGTTGACCTAGCTATCTCTCACTAGAACAGGCGTTAAGCGGACATAGCATATCTCAAGTAGCAaacatccatctcatcttcaaacTTTGAGAATAATGTGAAGAGGATGAGACTCTGGTAGTGGCAGTCCATAACATGAGGCGTAGGATTATGGTTGTCCATGGTCTACGTGCCTGTACCGTATCACGACTTTTCAGTAGCAGACATGGACAAGGCCTACTCAGTCCACCGCAGCTCATTCCTTGTAGAACAAGATGCTTAAGCTAATCAACTTACGTTCTTTCAAGCCTAAATTGTCAAGGTCATCATAAAAACACAAATATGGCACAAAAGATTGGTTCAAGGAATATATTTCCATCTCACAAATAAACTCGCCAGGCCGTCGAGGCAATGCCCACCTCCGCTGGTAATATACACCTCTTTTCCCATCCAATCCTCCTCTCGCTCTCCGTAAATCTTAATTTCCCTCCTCTCTTACGAGCGCTCAGCCTCAAGTTCCCGCTCAGCCTGCTGGTAGTACTTGGCTGTGTCGACACCATGCTGGTTATGGTTGACAAAGTTGAACCAAGGAATCGTGCTAAGGAACAGAGCAGAGTATCTGCTCTGTCGGGCAGCAACACCCTGAAGATGAGGGCTTAGCCGGCTAACGCCATATAGAGGCTCACCCTTCTTAACCTTATCAACCATCTCGCGCATATCCATCTCAATCTCGCGGGCGTTCTCGGTGGCGCCGTAAAATCGGACTATTCAGATTAGTTCAGTTACTCAATGTCCTCCGGGTGCTGTAAACGTACGGGCTGATCGCTGGTAGAAGTAGAGGAAACCACCCAAgagaccaacaccaccagccagTCGCATGGCCTTGGGGAAACCGCCCTTGCCTACGTGTGAGGGGGCGAACTTCTCGAGGGCGTAGAGAGCAGCGGGAGCGAAAGCAGCGGCGACGGTGCCGGCGATGTAATCGGATGTACGGGCATAACCCACGACTCGCTTGAAGTGACTGCCGAGGATCAGCAAAGCTCAACCCAATCCAACCCAAATCCAAGCAATTCGATTCTCCAATGCATTCCATTTCATTCCTATCGTCGTCGCTGGGTATCGGAGGGGCTCAGGTTACGTACGGATCGTTGTCAATGAGCTATAACATCATCAGTTAGCAACTGCAATTGCTCCATTAATTGAAGCGTCACTTACGGGATACTCGGTCTGAACGACCTTGCTGGTCCCGACAAAGGACGGGGTCGACTGCTTTGTCGCTGTCTCAGCCATTGTGTGATGCGTCGTCCGTGGCAGTCAATTCCTTGAATACTACCACCAAAGCCTTTCGAGGTCGTCGGTTTCGGTACATTCAGAAGCTGGAGCCGGAGTGGAGGCCTGAGGATACTGATCACGTGCTTTGGTCAGCCCATCGAAGTTGGCGATGATTGGTCACGTGGAGATCGGTGGGGGTGAGAATCAATTAAGCTCTCGACGCGTCTCCCCAGTTCAAGACGCGTTAAGCATTGAGTCCACCAGATCCTCAAGATCTTTTTATATAACCACAAGACAAGATGCCTACACTAGACTCAGATCCCGCCAACGGGCTTGATAACTACGATGTTGACGACTTTTCTGACGATCCATTTGCATCGCCACCACCCGAAGCggccaacaagaagcgaAAAGAGCCAGATTCTGGTCTCGGtattgatgaagaggttgatgtcaagaagagGGCGCGAGTTCCCAATGTGAAACTCGACGAAGAGAGGTGCGGAAATATAATACTGCGTGGTCTCAAGTGATACTGACATTATGTAGATTACTTGGACCAAAGGGTATTCCCAAGCTGAGACAAAGGGCGAAGGATCTCAAGATTAAAGGCAAAGGCCATGAAGTATGCCACCATCTGCCAATTAGCACAGTGGAAACACACTAACAGTCAGTTCAGTTCTCTGACGCCTCTCGACTACTATCCTTCTACCAACTATGGCTAGACGACCTCTTCCCAAAAGCTAAATTCCTCGACGCTCTTACAATGGTCGAAAAGGCGGGCCACAAGAAACGAGTCATGATTGCACGAAACGATTACATCAACGAAAGCAAACCCAAAGATAGAACTGcagacgacgaagaagaggacgacaTGTTTGGTGAAAACGATGCATCAAAACCTACAGAGCAGGAGGGTACAAGACCAAAAACACCAGAGCAAGACACAGGTGTGCCAGACGATGACGATCTTTACGGTGCCACACCACGAGCTGCACAACGAAATTCAGGACCAATTGTCCCCATCCGCAACGACGTTCCAGAAGATGATGATTTCGAGGCTCTTATCGCCGAGGCAGCAAGTCACGATGCAGCTCCGAGAGCGAGAACAAACCCTACACCAGCAGAGCCAGATGACGATGACCTAGATGCTCTCATGGCGGAAGCTGAGAGCCATGATCAGACGAGCAAAGAGAAGGGGCAAGGGTCGAAAGATAAGGAGACGAATAattttgatgatgaagaggcgGCTATGCAAGAGATGGATGGGTTATGGTAATGCTGCAAAAGATATCAAGATAGTTTGGCGTTGGGCGTTTAGTTAAGCGCGAGTTTTATGTCGTCGGCGCATGTCATTGAACAATCAATTAATCTTGTTGCCAATCAAATGTTATTCATCAAGAGTATTGCTTGCTTCTAGGTTACCGATCTCGAGATATATGATTGCTCAACTTCAGATGATACTGGCAACTGCACGGAAAACAGAGTCTTACAGATATGTCATGGTGGTCAAAGAAATAGAAAGACTTCGAATAAGAACAATCCTCAGCGAAGTTTAAACAAGTTAATCAAGTGCGCTAATACTCTTCAACATTACCTCCTCTTTTTCGCATCCATACTGGACTCTGGAGTCTCTTGACGCTGAAAGACAACTGAAGATTGAGTGTCAATATCGTTTTAATGAGTATCACAAACTGAGGCAACAACTAAGTCGGCATTCAAGGCAAAGGCAATGATCACGGGAATAGAACAGATAGTGTTGGTCATACGCTTCTTTGAGCGTTCGTTGTATTGTTACACAAAAGATTTAACTGATAGGCTTTATTGCCAGTCCCCCCTGGGACATTGATCCTTTGCGCCTTGCACCGTTTTTTTCCCAAATCAAAACATTATCACATTACGGTAGATCATCATGGATATAACTCTCATAATGTCTGTACCCGATtgttctcttcctccaatATCACTGACAAAGCAGCCTTCTTGCTTGGTTGATGTACACGTAGTGGAGAGCGAGTCTCAGGGTCGGGGACCTCGCCAGCTTCACGCTGAATTCGGGCCTCCTCTGTGCGGATGGCCCAGAGGAGTGTCAACAATAGTTCACGCGACGGCAAAGTAATTTCGGAGAAACACCTTACCAACTCGTCTTGGCCGCGCGAATCCTCAGTCTCGCGCTCCGACTTCTCGACCCTGTCATCGCGTCCCTCAGACACCAACCGCAATGCCACCAACGTCGCATCCGTTAGAGGACGCGCCAGGGAGGGGCTGCTGGATAGGATTTTCCGAAGAGACTTGATTCTCAAGTTCGTAGAAGCGGAACTCGTCGCTGAGGATCGCAGCGGCGTCGTCGGTTGGCTTCTGGAGCTCTGCCGTGATGCCGTTGTCGgtgtcgttgatgaaggtgttGTACAATTCGTCGTTGAAGCTGTTGTCGAGATTGAACGGGGACGTGTCAAAGTCCAGATAAGGCTCGTCAGTAgctgaggagaagggtgAAGAGAGATGCCCGCTTTCAATGAGATAGCGATCTGTGTCAAGGGACGTTGACAGAAATTCAGAACCACCGCAGCTGAAAAGAGTGTCATCTGAAGTGGCAGGAGCCAGGCCAATGTTGGCTGAGTCAAGGTTGTGGGTGACTGGGACTGGAACATCTTCGACACCTCCGCCGACATGTGACACTGCAGGTCGGACAACATCGCAGCAGGACGTTGTGTCAGGTCGGGAGAGGTGTTTTCAGATTGTTCCAGGATTGTCTCCTTGGCCGGCTCCTGTTGGAGGATCTCTTCAGATTCTTCGGGGACGGGTGATAGGCAGGGGGATAGTGCCATGGGGTCGACGGTGGCATTGGGAGACACCGTGGTCTCCGTTGGCTGGTGTGTTGTTTGGGGGCTGAAGAGCTCTTGTGACAGAGGGGGAAGACCATTGGCCTTTCGCATCTGTGCAAGCTCATCCATGAGCCGGGCGTTCATCTGCTCAGCCTGTTGGATGGCAGCCTCGAGGTCCTTGTTCCTCTTCTCGAGCTGCTCAACCTCCTGCCTCTTGCGTTCACGAGAGGACTGGGCCGCGCGGCGGTTCCGTAGAACGCGCTCAACTCGGCGTTGCTCCTTTTCATCAGCGGTCTTGGCTCGCTTTCTGCGTGGGGAGTTAGTGGAACCGTTCGTGACATCATCTTCAGTTGTCGTTGGTTCATACCTAGGAGGGAGGTTTGTCTTGGGCTCGGGAAGGACTTGGCCCCAtgactttctcttcttggtggtctttTTCTCAGGGGCTGGAGAAgggcttggtgttgatgcaACGCCCTCCTCCTGCTTGATCATCGGTAGTAGAGAGTCATCGTTGTAGGACTTTGGTGTCAACATGTCCATGGGGTTCACTGTTGAAGCTGCGCTAGGGGTGGTAGCGGCGAAGAGTGATGTGTAGGCATCTTCAGGAGCTGACATGAGAGACTCGGCTGGAGACTGGAAGAATTGGGAAGCTGGTGACCCTTGTTGCTCCATGTTTGTGTTTGTTTGTGTGATTAGGTGTGTGGTTTGTTTGGATGGAGAATCTGGAATTGGGTCTGAAATTCAGATACAGCAACGGATATTATGGGGATAAGTAGCTGTTATTAGAGATGTATGAGGCGCAGGCAGCGATGTTCCACCATCACAAGACTTGGCCAAAGTGTGAGTCAGTGACTAGACTTTGATTGCGTCTGCCTTGATCAACTATGAGTCAGGTcaggtgatggtgatgacgatgTGGAAAGGAGCttcaagaggaagaggacaGGTGTTCACTCTGTATTAGCGACCTTAATTGCTGGGTGCTTGTCGGTTTGGGAATGGAAAGGTCAACTTGGTAGGAGCGGGCAGGCCCTCTTTATCTCTTGAGGACACGTTGAGAGTTTGGAGGGGCAAGGCTCGGTAGATGTAACTGCCTGAGGCACCAACCCCTGAGATGGGGTACCAAGACTACCCCCTGAAGTCGTTTTGCGAGCCTAAAGAGGGAAGGTGCTCTCGGATAGGACCCTTCTGGTGCCGGGATGCACTGGTGCACTTCGCTACCCGGCCCCTCCTGGAACAGGCTTTCAGGGGGCGCAAGTTACGCCACCGAGCGACACGCACCTCGACTGCAGGGGGGCTTAGGAATCTGCCCCACAGCGCATGCCGTAGGTCTCATTGGCGGAATACGATCTGACACAGCGCTGTCCGGGCCTGTACGGAGCCCCATCGACCGTTCGAGTTTCCAAAAAAAGGGGGTTGATCAATCGGAGGCCGTGAGACCTTGGGTTCAGTCCGCCCGTTAGTTAGTTGACGGGCCTGACGGAGCACTGAGCCTGCGGTGCCAGAAACGCCGTTCTTTGTTCAGTAGGTGACGGACCTTGTAGCTCCTTGTGCCTCATTTTGAGGATGGTGCGATGATCCATTGCGGAGAGATTGTACTCGGTACTCGTGGTGGGTGCACGAGAATAACGATCAATAACTCAAAAGCTGATGAGGCTCGTGTAACAAACCACAGACCCCGTGTTGGTGGCTTTAATTTTAGAGAACGCGAGAGATGTAATAATACCTGCGTAAGATAAGCCCAAAAACTGCCGATTCTCATGAATACGCTTCAGCCATTTCTCCCTGTGGGTGGTGCAGCCCGTGCATTCCCATGGAGGAGAAAAGGCTATTGAAATGTCGTGATCCCCTCTTCTTGATAATAACCACTGATATGGATCTacatcatcaactcaacaAGAGGCTTTCATCAACTCTATTCCGCAGGTAGTTATTCACACTTTGCAGAGTTTAGCATGGCCCTATAGCATGTTTGTTTCCCCCGAGGCGTCTTATTCTGCACAATGACGAGATCTCAAAGTATGGATACACCAAAGGAAAATGGGCGAAGGAGGTCGAAGGAATGGATCCGACAACCACACAATTCTAGGTGCCTCCCACTGTAATTCCTCTGCCCAGCGCTCACGATATGGAGAGTCCTAGGCTTTTACCTTAGTTTTTCGTACACAGTCAGCTATTGTCAGCTCTCCACCAAACCCACCAATCCACCCAAGCCACGCAGGGAGAAAATCCACAGACTCAAGTTTATTCATGCAGGGCATCATCATTTCTCTCGTTATCGTCGATGATGGCTGCcaagggagaagagagagagaaagcGGTGTTGAAAAGCCATCAGCTCTTTGAGGTCCGTTGGTATGTGGCCAAAAGGAGCTCAACATAACCCTCAGGCAGAGGGTCTCTTTGCAATCAACCATCAAACTCAAAGCAAATGATGGACAGGCCAATGGAACAGCTCAGTAATTATCGTGACCCCTCCTGTAGTGAAAGCCTCGTAAACAACGGAAACAATATCACGGCGCCTCAGGAAACATTATCGGTGTTACtgctactgctgctgctacgTGACAGACGAGACTTGTAACGAAGCATTTGTATGCACACTTCGTAAGACGACGTCGTCTCTTGTATAAGCGGTCATGGCCCAACCTAGAAGCTGGGCTGACGCTGGCTGACGCCTCATCAAGTGGAGTTTGCTCTTTCGCGTGTGTTCCAAGAAAAGAACTGCCTGAAGCTAACTAagctgctggtgttgctgctATTGTACCGCCGGCCCTACCGGGGACGCATCCGTCATCCACCAAAATACCACCTCCTCCATTTGTTTCGCTGGCTCTGGAATCTCAAGGCCTCCATATTATCCACCAAATGCCCCATCTTGCCATCATCGACAGTCGCTCATCTTGGCTCTGTTTCCTTGATTGCTGAGATCGTCAGGCTCTCAGAGCTTAGTCTTGAGGCTACCAGTTTCAGAACTATTTTACTTTTCGTCAAGCTTTGCATTTGAGTTCAGCTTACGCAGGGACAAACTCTCAAGCGATGAATGTAACAAAGAACCTTGATAAGTCGGTCTGGTCTGATATGCATTAAGATTGGCGATATAATCGCGAATCCCCTCACCAGATTCTCCACTGCCGAGATACCTGTCTGTAGATGCGGTGAACTGACCTCTGGACTGTCGGTTTT
The window above is part of the Fusarium oxysporum f. sp. lycopersici 4287 chromosome 8, whole genome shotgun sequence genome. Proteins encoded here:
- a CDS encoding NADH-ubiquinone oxidoreductase 21 kDa subunit; protein product: MAETATKQSTPSFVGTSKVVQTEYPLIDNDPHFKRVVGYARTSDYIAGTVAAAFAPAALYALEKFAPSHVGKGGFPKAMRLAGGVGLLGGFLYFYQRSALRFYGATENAREIEMDMREMVDKVKKGEPLYGVSRLSPHLQGVAARQSRYSALFLSTIPWFNFVNHNQHGVDTAKYYQQAERELEAERS
- a CDS encoding hypothetical protein (At least one base has a quality score < 10); translation: MVSAEQSMDLPVIDLDVYLNNPLDSEAVQEECRKAANALITYGALVLHDSRVSEEDNSTFLDILEDYFAQPEEALRKDEKPELSYQIGVTLENTEKPKCAVDEPCLDVIQRLDPSQRPLDISAHSPDPKCRFFWRMSEQPPFETEFPGLNAPNVVPEAPHIRDRWEPAMNQWGTSMKSAVSKLAEMTAVGLDLPAQFFSDAGKYGPHLLAPTASDLVKYGEKNTILAGFHTDLNFLTIHGRSRYPGLHIWARNTGNRIAVKIPPGNYLLVQAGKQIEHITGGLIKAGFHEVIVNEKTIETIEKRKCDFPDRPLIRISSTLFWHLGSDVDLNPVPKLVARAKEVRERQKELGRDEGREVSILS
- a CDS encoding replication fork protection complex subunit Csm3/Swi3, whose protein sequence is MPTLDSDPANGLDNYDVDDFSDDPFASPPPEAANKKRKEPDSGLGIDEEVDVKKRARVPNVKLDEERLLGPKGIPKLRQRAKDLKIKGKGHEFSDASRLLSFYQLWLDDLFPKAKFLDALTMVEKAGHKKRVMIARNDYINESKPKDRTADDEEEDDMFGENDASKPTEQEGTRPKTPEQDTGVPDDDDLYGATPRAAQRNSGPIVPIRNDVPEDDDFEALIAEAASHDAAPRARTNPTPAEPDDDDLDALMAEAESHDQTSKEKGQGSKDKETNNFDDEEAAMQEMDGLW